One Helianthus annuus cultivar XRQ/B chromosome 12, HanXRQr2.0-SUNRISE, whole genome shotgun sequence genomic region harbors:
- the LOC110895522 gene encoding probable peroxygenase 4 isoform X1, with protein MAEEPVSEVINNDQNVLQKHVEFFDRNNDGVIYPWETFQGFRAIGCGILLSSFAAVFINVGLSGKTRPGKRYPNLLFPIHIANIKMAKHGSDSGVYDAHGRFVPSKFEEIFHKYARINSEALTADELDEFLKGNQEPKDYGGWIGGLSEWKILYYLAKDKTGLLKKDTIKAVYDGSLFEKMAAETTKKKHK; from the exons ATGGCTGAAGAACCTGTTTCTGAAG TAATCAATAACGATCAAAATGTGTTACAGAAACACGTTGAGTTCTTTGATCGTAACAACGACGGTGTGATTTACCCTTGGGAAACCTTTCAAG ggTTTCGAGCGATCGGGTGTGGTATCCTGTTATCTTCATTTGCTGCAGTGTTCATCAATGTTGGTCTTAGCGGCAAAACTCGTCCT GGAAAAAGGTATCCTAATTTACTATTCCCGATCCACATTGCAAACATTAAAATGGCCAAACATGGTAGTGACTCCGGTGTCTATGATGCTCATGGAAG gttTGTTCCTTCCAAGTTTGAGGAGATATTTCACAAATATGCACGGATAAATTCAGAGGCCTTGACAGCAGACGAACTGGATGAGTTTCTCAAAGGAAACCAAGAACCCAAAGATTACGGAGGATG GATTGGAGGACTCTCAGAATGGAAAATATTGTATTATCTTGCTAAGGACAAAACAGGGTTATTGAAAAAGGATACCATTAAAGCGGTTTATGATGGAAGCTTGTTTGAAAAAATGGCAGCCGAAACGACCAAGAAGAAACATAAATAA
- the LOC110895522 gene encoding probable peroxygenase 4 isoform X2 has product MAEEPVSEGFRAIGCGILLSSFAAVFINVGLSGKTRPGKRYPNLLFPIHIANIKMAKHGSDSGVYDAHGRFVPSKFEEIFHKYARINSEALTADELDEFLKGNQEPKDYGGWIGGLSEWKILYYLAKDKTGLLKKDTIKAVYDGSLFEKMAAETTKKKHK; this is encoded by the exons ATGGCTGAAGAACCTGTTTCTGAAG ggTTTCGAGCGATCGGGTGTGGTATCCTGTTATCTTCATTTGCTGCAGTGTTCATCAATGTTGGTCTTAGCGGCAAAACTCGTCCT GGAAAAAGGTATCCTAATTTACTATTCCCGATCCACATTGCAAACATTAAAATGGCCAAACATGGTAGTGACTCCGGTGTCTATGATGCTCATGGAAG gttTGTTCCTTCCAAGTTTGAGGAGATATTTCACAAATATGCACGGATAAATTCAGAGGCCTTGACAGCAGACGAACTGGATGAGTTTCTCAAAGGAAACCAAGAACCCAAAGATTACGGAGGATG GATTGGAGGACTCTCAGAATGGAAAATATTGTATTATCTTGCTAAGGACAAAACAGGGTTATTGAAAAAGGATACCATTAAAGCGGTTTATGATGGAAGCTTGTTTGAAAAAATGGCAGCCGAAACGACCAAGAAGAAACATAAATAA